Below is a genomic region from Actinomadura sp. NAK00032.
CGGCCTGGCCGAGACGCGCAGCGCGGTGCTCCGCGGGGCGCTGCCGGGCGCGGGCCCGAGGGCGTCGGTCGCGTGAGCGGGCCCTCCGGTTTCCGGGACGCGCTGTCCCGGCTCGCCATGGCGCAGAAGACCGCCAAGGGCGCCCCGGCGTACTCGCGGTTCGTCAACCGCAAGCTGGGCCGGCTGCTGGCGGCCGCCTCCTACGTGCTCGGCCTGACCCCGAACATGGTGACGGGGATCAGCGCCGCGTTCACCTTCACCGGCATCGCGCTGATCGCGCTGGTGGATCCGGCGCCCTGGCTGGGCGTCGCGGTCTGCCTGGCGCTGATGGTCGGGTACGCCTTCGACGCGGCGGACGGCCAGCTGGCCCGGCTGCGCGGCGGCGGCTCGATGTCCGGCGAGTACCTCGACCACATGGTCGACAGCGCCAAGATCTCCGCGCTGCACCTGGCCGTGCTGATCTCCTGGTACCGGTTCGGCGACCTCGACGAGGCCGCGTACCTGCTGATCCCGGTCGGCTTCACGGTCGTGGCCGCGGTGATGTTCTTCGGCATGATCCTCAAGGACCTGCTGGCCCGCGCGCACCGCGCCCGGACCGGCGCGCAGGTGCCGCCCGCGGCCGCGCCGTCCCTGGTCCGCTCGCTGCTGGTCGTGCCCACCGACTACGGGCTGCTGTGCGTGGCGTTCCTGCTGCTCGGCGCGCCCTCGGTGTTCCGTCCGCTGTACGGGCTGATCTTCCTCGGCAACCTGCTGTTCCTGCTGGCCGCCGCCGTGAAGTGGTTCCGCGAGGTCGGCGCGCTGGACGCGCCGGCCCGTGAGCGCGAGGCGGCGCTGCGGTGAGCGCCGGGGTGAGCGGGGTCGTCGGCTACGTGCCGGGCGCCTACGACATGTTCCACATCGGGCACCTGAACATCCTGCGGCGGGCGCGCGGCGAGTGCGACCGGCTGATCGCGGGCGTCGTCACCGACGAGGTGCTGGAGCGGGTGAAGGGCCGGCCTCCGATCGTCCCGCTGGCCGAGCGCCTGGCGATCGTCGGCAGCATGGAGTGCGTGGACGAGGTCGTCACCGACGTGTCCAGCGACAAGGTCGTCATGTGGCGCGAGCTCGGCTTCGACGTGCTGTTCAAGGGCGACGACTGGAAGGGCACCGAGAAGGGCGACCGGCTGGAGGCCGACCTCGGCGCGGTCGGGGTGCGGGTCGTCTACTTCCCCTACACGGTGCACACCTCCAGCACGGCGCTGCGGCGGATGATCGCGGGCACGTGAGCGCCGCGCCCGGCACGTCACGGGGCGGGCCGGCGGGCGCGTAGTCTGGTAGGCGGTACCGGGGTCCGAGGGGATTTCCGGGTTTTCGGGCTGCCCTGCCTCGGGGTTATTCGGCGAATGTGCGGGCGAAGATGACGCTTTCTGGACTTGTTGACCTTGCGTGTACCGACTCCGGGCTGGAGCAGGCCCTGCGGCGGGCGCGCGCCGACCAGGAGGTCGTGGCGCCGGGCGCGCTCTGGCCGGTCCTCGCCGCCGCGCTGAGCCGCGCCCTGCGCGACCGCGGCGGCGACGGCGGCAACGGTGACGGCGGTGGCGGCGGCACGGTGCTCGCGGTGACCGCGACCGGCCGCGAGGCCGAGGACCTGACCGCCGCGCTGTCGAGCCTGATCGACCCGGCGCGGGTCGCGCACTTCCCGGCGTGGGAGACGCTGCCGCACGAGAAGCTGTCGCCGCGCTCGGACACCGTCGGGCAGCGGCTCGCGGTGCTGCGCCGCCTCGTCCACCCGGGCGCCGGCGGCCCGCCCACCGAGGAGGAGGCGCAGGAGGGGTCGGCGAAGGGCGGCGCGCTGGACGTCGTCGTGACGCCGGTCCGCGCCGTCCTGCAGCCCATCGTGGCGGGCCTCGCCGACCTGGAGCCGGTGCGGCTCGTCTCCGGCGGGGACGCCGACATGGACGAGGCCGTCCGCCGCCTGGTGGAGGCCGGGTACCACCGCGTCGACCTGGTGGAGAAGCGCGGCGAGATCGCGGTGCGCGGCGGGATCCTGGACGTGTTCCCGCCCACCGAGGAGCACCCGCTGCGGGTGGAGTTCTGGGGCGACACCGTCGAGGAGATCCGCTACTTCAAGGCCGCCGACCAGCGGTCGCTGGAGGTCGCGCAGGGCGGGCTGTGGGCGCCGCCGTGCCGCGAGCTGCCGCTGACCGAGCAGGTGCGCGAGCGCGCGAAGCTGCTCGCCGAGGAGCACCCGGCGCTGGAGGAGATCCTCGGCCGGATCGCCGACGGCGACACCGTCGAGGGCATGGAGGCGTTCTCGCCCGTCCTCGCCGAGCGGATGGAGCTGCTCACCGACCTGCTGCCGGACGGGTCGGCGCTGCTGGTGTGCGAGCCGGAGCGGATCCGGACCCGGGCGGTGGAGCTGGTCCGCACGAGCCAGGAGTTCCTGGAGGCGAGCTGGGTCAACGCCGCTGCCGGGGGAGAGGCGCCGATCGACCTCGGCGCCGCCGCGTTCCGCTCGCTGGAGGAGGTCCGCGAGCACAGCACGGAGCTGGGGCTGCCGCGCTGGAGCGTGACGGCGCTCAATCCCGAAGGCGACGCGCTGAGCCTGGGCGCGGTCCCGGCGGAGGCGTACCGGGGCGACACGTCCCGCGTCGTCGGCGACCTGAAGGGCTGGATCGACGGCGGCTGGCGCGTCGTGATGGTCACCGCCGGGCACGGGCCCGCCGAGCGGCTCGTCCAGCTCGTCGGGGAGGAGGGCATCGGAGCGCGGCGCGCCGACCTCGCGGCGCCGCCCGAGCCGTCCGTGGTGACCGTCGCGACGGGGCTGCTGGAGAACGGCTTCGTCTGGGAGTCGGTCAAGCTCGCGGTGCTGACCGAGACCGACCTGTCCGGCCAGAAGTCCTCCACCAAGGACGCGCGGCGCATGCCGTCGCGGCGGCGCGGCGGCATCGACCCGCTGCAGCTCAAGGCGGGCGACTACGTCGTGCACGAGCAGCACGGCGTCGGCCGGTACGTGGAGATGGTCAGCCGGACGGTGCAGGGCGCCACCCGTGAGTACCTGATCCTGGAGTACGCCAAGAGCGACCGGCTGTTCGTCCCGACCGACCAGCTGGAGGAGCTGACCCGCTACGTCGGCGGCGAGGCGCCGAGCCTGCACCGGCTCGGCGGCGCCGACTGGCAGAAGGCCAAGTCCCGCGCCCGCAAGGCGGTCAAGCAGATCGCCGGGGAGCTGATCCGGCTGTACTCGGCGCGGATGGCGAGCCCCGGCCACCCGTTCGCGCCCGACACGCCCTGGCAGCGCGAGCTGGAGGACGCGTTCCCCTACAACGAGACGCCCGACCAGCTGGCCGCCATCGACGAGGTCAAGGGCGACATGGAGAAGCCCACCCCGATGGACCGGCTGATCTGCGGCGACGTCGGCTACGGCAAGACCGAGATCGCGGTGCGGGCGGCGTTCAAGGCGGTGCAGGACGGCCGGCAGGTCGCGGTGCTCGTCCCGACGACGCTGCTGGTGCAGCAGCACATGTCGACGTTCAGCGAGCGGTTCGCGGCGTTCCCCGTCGTGGTGAAGCCGATCAGCCGGTTCCAGACCGACAAGGAGATCGAGGAGACGCTGCGCGGGCTGTCGGACGGCACCGTGGACGTCGTCGTCGGCACGCACCGCATCCTGTCGTCGCAGACCCGGTTCAAGAACCTCGGGCTCGTCATCATCGACGAGGAGCAGCGGTTCGGCGTCGAGCACAAGGAGGAGCTGAAGCGGCTCCGGACGCAGGTGGACGTGCTCGCCATGTCCGCGACGCCGATCCCGCGCACGCTGGAGATGGGGCTGACCGGCATCCGGGAGATGTCGACGATCCTCACCCCGCCGGAGGAGCGGCACCCGGTGCTGACGTTCGTCGGCCCGTACGAGGAGAAGCAGATCGCCGCCGCGATCCGCCGCGAGCTGCTGCGCGAGGGCCAGGTGTTCTTCGTGCACAACCGGGTCCGCTCGATCAACAAGGTCGCGGCGAACCTGGCCCGGCTCGTCCCGGAGGCGCGGGTCGCGGTCGCGCACGGGCAGATGAACGAGAACGAGCTCGAGAAGGTCATGGTCGACTTCTGGGAGAAGAACTACGACGTCCTCGTCGCGACCACGATCGTCGAGTCCGGCCTGGACGTGCCGAACGCCAACACCCTCATCGTCGACCGCGCCGACATGTACGGGCTGTCGCAGCTGCACCAGCTGCGCGGGCGCGTCGGGCGCGGCCGGGAGCGCGCGTACGCCTACTTCCTGTACCAGCCGGAGCAGCCGCTGACCGAGACCGCGCACGAGCGGCTCGCGACGCTGGCGCAGCACACCGAGGTCGGCGCGGGCATGTACGTCGCGATGAAGGACCTGGAGATCCGGGGCGCGGGCAACATCCTCGGCGCGGAGCAGTCCGGGCACGTCGCCGGGGTCGGGTTCGACCTGTACGTCCGGATGGTCGGGGAGGCCGTCCGGGACCTGAAGGAGGGCGGCGCCGGCGCGGCCGAGTCCGTCGAGACGAAGGTCGAGCTGCCCGTCGACGCGCACCTGCCGCACGAGTACGTGCCGGGGGAGCGGCTCCGGCTGGACGCCTACCGCCGCATCGCCGCGATCACCTCCGACGACGAGATCGGCGCCGTGCACGACGAGCTGAAGGACCGCTTCGGCCCGCTGCCCGTCCCGGTGCTGAACCTGCTGGAGGTGGCGCGGTTCCGCGCGAAGGCGCGCCGGGCCGGGCTGAGCGACGTCACCCTGCAGGGCAACTTCGTGAAGTTCACGCCGGTGAACCTGCCCGACTCCAAGCAGGTCAGGCTCCAGCGGCTGTACCCGAAGAGCATCCTGAAGCCCGCGACCGACACCCTGCTGGTGCCGATGCCGAAGACCGCGCCGCTCGGCGGCCGGCCGCTGCGCGACCAGGAGCTGCTGACGTGGGCGACCGGCCTGGTCGAGGCGCTGTTCCTCGAACCGGCGTCCACCGCCGCCAAGCGGTAGCCTGGGCCCGCCCCGACGACGAGATCCATGACGAGACGAGGATTCCGTGCCTGGTAAGTCCGTGAAGGCGGTGGTGGCGGTCGCGCTGGCGGCCGGCGCGCTGGCCGGCTGCGGCGGCTCCCCGAAGGTCGGCACCGCCGCCCTCGTCGGCGACGACCGCATCACCGTCACCGAGCTCAGCCAGACCGTCCGCGACTGGCGCACCCAGTTCCGCGCCGACCCGGCGGCCAACGAGCTGCGCGCCAACCCCGCGAACCCGGCGCCGCAGCTCGCCGGCGAGTCCGAGTCCGACCTGCAGGGCGCGCTGACCCTGCTGATCAACTTCCAGGTCGCCGGCGAGGTCGCCGAGCGGGCCGGGGTGAAGGTCACCGACGGGCAGGTGGACACCGCGGTGCGGGCGCTGGACGGGCGCGGCGGCGCCGGCTCGATCACGCTGGCGAGCGGGCTGCCCCGCGACCACACCCGCGACCTGGCGCGCCTGGTGGCGACGCAGGCGGCGGTCATGCAGCGGTTCGGCGCGGACATGAACAATCGGCTGAGCCCGGCGACGCAGCAGGCCGGCCGGCGCTGGAACGAGCTGTTCCAGCAGACCGCGAACGGCATGCACATCGAGGTCAACCCCCGCTACGGGACCTACGACCCCGGCAAGTTCGAGATCGCTCCGATCACCTACCGGCTGTCCAGCCCCGACTCGGGTATCTGAGGCGCATGGCGCTGACACTGCTGGCGACCACGCACCGGGTCGCGCCGGGGCTGCTGACCTGGCGGGCGTGGGACGCGCTCCGCTCGGCGGGCGCCGTCCGGCTGCGCGACGGCCATCCGCTGCTGCCGTCGCTGCGCGACGCCGGGGTCGCCGCCGAGACCGTCGCCGAGCCCGACGCGGCGCGGCTGGTCGCGGACGCGCGGGCCGCCGACGTCGTGTGGGTCGCCGCCCCCGAGGGCGACGAGGACCTGATGCGCGAGGTCGGGACGCTCGTCGTCAGCGACCCGCTGGACGTCGAGGTGCTGCACGGCTCCTACGACCTGCCCGGCGCGCGGCTGCTCGACCTGGTCTCCGTCATGGACACGCTGCGCCGCGAATGCCCGTGGGACCGCAAGCAGACGCACACCACGCTCGTCCCGTACCTGCTGGAGGAGGCGTACGAGGTCCTCGACACGATCGAGTCGGGCGACTACGGCGCGCTCCGCGAGGAACTCGGCGACGTGCTGATGCAGGTGGCGTTCCACTCGGTGGTGGCCGCCGAGCGCGACGACGAGACCGCGTTCACCATCGACGACGTCGCCGCCGCGATCGTGGAGAAGCTGGTCCGCCGCCATCCGCACGTGTTCGCGGACGTGACCGTCTCCGGCGCCGACGAGGTCAACGCGAACTGGGAGCAGATCAAGGCGGCCGAGCGGGCGGCCAAGAGCGGCGCGGAGGCGTCCGCGCTGGACGGGGTGCCGATGGGGCAGCCCGCGCTGTCGCTGGCGGCGCAGCTCCAGCGCCGCGCGGCGCGGATGGAGGCCCCGGCCGACCTCGCCGCCGGCCTCGCCGGGCCCGGTGAGGCGCCCGGGGACGACGCGGCCGGGGCGAATGATCTGGGTTCGCGGCTTTTCGCCCTCGTCCGCGAGGCGGTGGAGCGGGGAGCCGACCCCGAAGCGGAGTTGCGCGCCGTTTCCCGGGTATTCCGCGAACGTGTCCAAGCGTGGGAACGACGGCGGCAGCGCGCCTGATCCACGGGGGAAGCCCGGGTCGCGGGGACGTGGATCGCCGGGATTAGGGCGGAACATCGGCAATGGGGTGGTCCGTCCGCGAAGGCGCGTTTACTCTAGGCGCGTGCCGACCGGGGCGGATGGTGACCCAGGGAATCGCGACGCGGGAAGCGGTGTCCCGGCTCCGCCGCGCCCTCGGCCGCACCGGATCCTGACCGCGTCCACGACCCGCGCCGAGAAGCTCCGCGCGCTGCGCGGGCTGGGCGCGCTCGGCGGCCTCGCCGGGGTGCTCGTGGCGCTGATGCTGCTGCCCACCGCGTGCACGGCGGGCGTCGGCGCCCGCGACACGGCCCGCTGGTTCGACAGCGACCCGGTGAACCTGACGACGTCCGGCGTCCCGCAGCGGTCCACGATCCTCGCCGCCGACGGCTCGAAGCTCGCGACGTTCTTCTACCAGAACCGGGTGGACGTCCCGCTCAACAAGATCGCGCCGGTCGCGCGCACGGCGGTGCTCGCCATCGAGGACAGCCGCTTCTACGAGCACGGCGCCATCGACCTCCAGGGCACGCTGCGGGCGCTGGCGAGCAACCTCAGCAGCGGGCAGGTCACGCAGGGCGGGTCCGGCATCACCCAGCAGTACGTGAAGAACCTGCTGCTCACCCAGGCCGACAACGACGAGGAGCGGCAGGCCGCCAAGGAGGTCACCACCGCCCGCAAGATCCGCGAGCTGCGCTACGCGGTCGCGGTGGAGGAGAAGTTCAGCAAGGACGAGATCCTGCGCCGCTACCTCAACATCGCCTACTACGGCGACGGCGCGTACGGCATCGAGGCCGCGTCCCGCCACTACTTCTCCAAGCACGCCTCCCAGCTGGACCTCCCCCAGGCGGCGCTGCTCGCCGGGATCATCCGCTACCCCTACGCCTACGACCCGACCCGGCACCCCGGCGAGGCCCGGCAGCGCCGCGACACCGTCCTGGACCGGATGGCCGCGCTCGGCTGGATCGACGCCGCCAAGGCGGCCGAGGCCAAGCGCCGGCCCATCGGGCTGAAGATCGACAACATCCGCAGCGGCTGCGTGTCCAGTAAGGCGCCGTTCTTCTGCGACTACGTGCAGCGCGAGATCCTCACCAACCCGGTGTTCGGCAAGACCGCCAAGGACCGGGAGAAGCTGCTCAAACGCGGCGGCCTCACGATCCGCACCACCATGGACCCGCGGGCGCAGAAGGCGGCGCAGCGCGCGGTGGACCGGCACGTCCCGCCGAAGAACTCCGCGCACAAGGCCGCCGCCGAGGCGATGGTCGAGCCGGGCACGGGCGAGATCAAGGCGATGGTCGTCGACCGCGACCTCGGGCCCGACAAGGAGCGCGGCAAGACCTGGATCAACTTCGCGGCCGACGCCAGCCACGGCTCCAGCATCGGCATGCAGGCCGGGTCGACGTTCAAGGCGTTCACGCTCGCCGCCGCGCTGGACGAGGGCATGCCGTTCGGCACCCGGCTGATGGCGCCGCGCGCCTACACCCCGGTCGGCTTCCGCAACTGCGACGGCGACCGGGTCGGCGACCCGAGCGCGTCGCTGCGCAACGCCGCCGACGGCGAGGGCGGCAGGCAGTTCAGCCTCGTCACCGGCACGCACCACTCGGTCAACACCTTCTTCCTCGCGCTGGAGAAGGAGGTCGGGCTCTGCGACACCGTCCGGATGGCCGAGCGGCTCGGGATGAAGCAGGCGAACGGCAAGCCGCTGGAGCAGTACCCGGCCTTCACGCTCGGCTTCAACCCCGTCTCCCCGCTGCGGCTCGCCGCCGCCTACGCCGCGTTCGGCGCGCGCGGCGAGTACTGCGAGCCGGTCGCCATCAAGTCCGTCAAGGACGCGGCGGGGCACAAGCTGAAGGTGCCGCCGCGCGACTGCGAGCAGGTGCTGGACGAGGGCGTCGCCGACGCCGTCAACTACGTGCTGAAGGGCGTCCTCACCAAGGGCACGGCGCGGGGGATGGGCCTCGGCCGGCCCGCCGCCGGCAAGACCGGAACCGTCGACGACTTCTCCGCCGCCTGGTTCGCCGGGTACACCCCGGACCTCGCGGCGGCCGTCTGGGTCGGCGACCCGCGCGGCGGCTACCGGCACCCGATGGAGAACCTCTGCATGGACGGACGGTGCTACGGCGCCGTGTTCGGCGCGACGATCCCCGCGCCGATCTGGCAGCAGAGCATGACGGGGGCGCTGCGCCACACCGAGCCGTCGTCGTTCCACCGGCCGCCGTCGCTCTACTTCAGCAAGGGGTCCGGCGAGGACCGGGTGAAGGTGCCCGACGTGCGCGGGATGAAGCTGAGGGACGCCGTCGCCAAGCTCCGCGCCGCGGGCTTCACCACCAACGTCGGCGCGCAGGTCGCCTCCGACCGGTACCCGAAGGGGACGGTGGCCGAGATGTCGCCCGCCCCCGGCCCGGCCGAGCCCGGCACGACCATCACGCTGCGCGCCAGCCGGGGCCCGGAGCGGCCCGAGCAGCCCGGGGACCCGGAGGGACCGGACGGCCCGCAGCCGCCGCGCCCGCCGGTGACGATCCCGCCGCTGCCCGGCGACCCGGCCCGGCCGCCGCCGCCGTGACGCCGCGCGGGGGCCGGGATGTGACCCGTCCGACCTGCGGGTCCGTGTGATCGTCGCGATGATCGGGTAGGGCTCGACAGGGGCGTCGGGACCCCCGCGGGATCCGATCGGGGGGACGATCGTCATGCGAGCCATCGCCGTGTCCGAGTACGGTGCCACGCCGGCGCCGATGAACCTGCCGCGCCCCGAGCCGGGGCCCGGCGAGATCCTGGTGAAGCTGATCGCGGCCGGGCTCAACCCGATGGACTGGAAGATCGCCGACGGGTTGCTCAAGGACTCCGTCGACGCGTCGTTCCCGCTGGTCATCGGCCAGGACGGCGCGGGCGTGGTGGACGCGGTCGGCGACGGAGTGACCCGGCTGCGGCACGGCGAGCAGGTCTACGGGGTCTTCGGCGCGCCCGAGCGCGGCCTCGGCAGCTACGCCGAGTACGCGATCGCCCGCGACGACGGGCCGGTCGCGAAGATGCCGGCGGGCATGATCTACACGCAGGCGGCGGCGGTGCCGATCGCGAGCATGAGCGCGCTCGCCATGGTGGACCGGGCGCGCGTCGACGCCGGGCAGACCGTGCTGGTCGTGGGCGCCACCGGCGGCACCGGGCAGAGCGCGGTGCAGCTCGCCGCCCGCGCGGGCGCCAAGGTGATCGCGACCGCCCGCGACGACATGGCGGGCACGATGCGGCGCCTCGGCGCGGACGAGACCGTCGACCACTCCAAGGGCGACCTCAACGGGCAGGTGCTGGCCGTCCACTCCGGCGGGGTCGACGCGATCCTCGACATGGCGAGCGACACGACCGCGGCCGAGCACCTCGCGCAGCTGCTGCGCCCCGGCGGCACCTACCTGAGCACCGTCTGGGCGGTGAACCCGGACGCGATGGCGGCGCGGGAGTTGCGCGGCATCAACTTCGAGGTCGCGCCGTCGGCGGAGCTGCTGGACCGGCTGTCGGACATCATCGACGCGGGGGAACTGCGCGTCCGGGTCGAGTGGGAGGCGCCGTTCGCCGAGGCCGCCGGCGCGCTGGCCGCCAACCGGGCCGGCGGCGCCCGCGGCAAGACCGTGATCCGCATCTGACAGTGATCCGCATCTGACAGTGATCCGGTTCTGACAGTGATCAGCGTCTCAGGGCGGGGCGGCGGCGTGCAGAGCGGCGGGAGGCGGGCATGCAGAGGTGCATGCAGGGGCCGCCCGCGCGGGCGGCCCGAGACGGGAGGACCAGATGAACCAGTCCGAGGGGGAGCTGCGCGAGAGGCTCGGCCAGGTCGAGGACTCCCTCGACCGGCTCCGCGCCGACCTGCCCGACCCGCCCGGTGACGCCGGCGACTTCGTCGACTCCGGGCAGTACCTCGCCCAGCGGGAGGAGCTGGAAGGGCAGATCGAGCTGCTCGAGAACGAGCGCGAGCGCCTCCGCGACGCGCTCGGCCTCGGCTGAACCCGGCCGCGACCCGCCCGGAGCAGGCCGGGAACAAAGGCGGGGCACTCCCGGTTGGCGGGGTTGTACCACGCGACCGAGGGGAGGCCGGGATGACCGTCTACGAGGAGTTCGAGCGCGCCACGCTGTTCTTCGACGCCAAGGACTACGCCGGCGCCGCGCGCCTGCTCGCCCCGATCGTCGAGGGCGACCCCGGCAACCGCGCCGCCGTCGAGCTGCTCGGCCGCGCCTACTTCCACAGCGCGCAGCTCGGCCGCGCCGAGGCGGTCTTCCGCCGCCTCGTGGACCTCGACCCCTGCAACGGCTGGGCCCACGAGGCGCTCGCCCGCACTCTGGAGCGGCGCGGGCGCGCGGCGGAGGCGGGCAGGTTCCGCAAGCTGGCCCGCGCGATGGGCGTCGAGCCCGCGCCCGGCGTCGAGGTCTCCGTCACCGCCGCCGACCTGGCCTGACACCGCGTCGGCACGCCCCCGCCGGGCGGGTCACCGGCGGGGGAGGCGCAGCACGAACCGGGCGCCGGTGCGGCCGTCCAGGCGGTCGGTGAGGATCAGCGACCCCTGGTGCGCCACCGCGATGTCCCGGGAGATCGCGAGGCCGAGGCCGGTGCCGCCCGCGTCGCGGTGCCGGCCCTCGGCCAGCCGGGTGAACCGCTCGAACACCCGCTCGCGGTCCTCCGGCGGGACGCCCGGGCCGTCGTCGATCACCTCGACGACGGCGGTCGCGGGCAGCTCCGCGCGCAGGATCATCGTCACCTCCGACGCCGCGTGCCGGTCGGCGTTGTCCAGCAGGTTCGTCAGCAACCGGGCCAGTTCGCTGCGTCCGCCGTCCACCGTCACCGAGCCCTCCGACAGGACGGTCACCTGGGTGCGCCGGGGACGGCGCAGGACCTCCTCGTCCGCCAGCTCCGTCAGGTCCACCGCCTCGCGCGGGAAGTTGCGGTCGGCCTCCAGCCGCGCCAGCGCCAGCAGGTCGTCCACCACCGCCGACAGCCGCTCGGTGTTCTCCAGGACGGCCCGCAGCGTCTCCGGCACGTCGGCGTCCTCCGGCGCGGTCAGCGCCAGCTCCACCTCCATCCGCAGCGCGGTGAGGGGGCTGCGCAGCTCGTGCGAGACGTCGGAGACGAACCCGCGCTGCCGGGCCACCGCCTGCTCCAGCCGGTCGAGGGTCGCGTTGACGCTCTCGGCGAGCAGCCCCACCTCGTCGCGGCGGGCCGGCACCGGCACCCGGCGCTCCAGGTCGGTGGCGGTGATCTCGTCCAGCTCCCGGCGGATCGCGTCGACGGGCCGCAGCGTCCGGTTGGCCGACAGCCACGTCGCGTAGCCGACGAGCCCGGTGATGAGCGGGACGCTGAGCCCGAGCAGCGCCGCCGGCACCGGCTGCGGCACCAGCCCCGGCTCGGGGGCCAGCGAGTAGACGAGCTTCGCCGACGGCCCGATCCCGACCTGGTACTCGACGATGAGGAAGCAGCGCCCGCCGGGCGCGTCGAGCCCGCACCGGCGGACGTCGCGGCGGTCGTCGTCGGGCGGCAGCGGCGGCAGCCGCACCGGCGCCCGGCCGCGCATCCGCGGCGACGCCGCGAGCACCCGGTCGTGCAGGTCGGTGACCTGGAGCAGCTCTCCGTCGGGCGCCGCGATCGGGCCGTGCAGCGTGCCGGTGTTGAGCGCGGTCGCCACCCGGCGCCCGTCGCGGGCCAGGCCGCGGATCGTGTCCGTGCGCGCCTGCTGCCTGATCAGCGTCAGCAGCACCGTGCACAGCACGCCGGACAGCACCAGCGCGACCAGCGCGGCCGCCAGCGTCACCCGGATCCGGATCTCCGGGCGACGAAGGACGGCCCGCCAGATCCAGTGGCTCAGTCCCGTGGACGGCCGGGGAAGCCGGAAGCGTATGGCGACCTCCCGGGTACGTATCTGCCAGTACCCGGGATTTCTTGCCGGAATGCGGCAAACGCCACCGCGGGGGACGGGTAAAACCCGGTCATGCCGCGTCCACGCCCCAGCGCCGCCTGACGGCGCCGTCCGCGACCCCGAACAGCTGGTCGATCACGATCCCGATGATCAGGATCACCAGCATGTAGGAGATCATGTCGGCGGTGTTGTTCAGCTCCCTGGCCTGCGAGAGCAGCACGCCGAGCGACGTCGTGTCGCCGATGATGACCAGCAGCTCGCCCGCCATCAGGCTGCGCCACGCGAACGCCCAGCCCTGCTTCAGCCCGGCCACGAACGCCGGCAGCGAGGCCGGCATGACCAGGTGCCGGTACAGCAGGACGCCGCGCAGCCCCATCACCCGCCCCGCGCGAAGCAGGATCGGCGGGGTGTAGTCGACGCCCGCGATCAGCCCGTTGGCGATCGACGGCGCCGCGCCCAGGATCACCACGAACAGGATCGCGCTCTCGCTCAGCCGGAACAGCAGGATGGCGAGCGGGAACCACGCGATCGACGGCATCGTCTGCAGGCCCGTGATCAGCGACCCGAACGCGCGCCGCAGCACCCGGAACCGCGCCACCAGCACGCCGGTCAGCACCCCGGCGGCGACGGCGAGG
It encodes:
- a CDS encoding CDP-alcohol phosphatidyltransferase family protein, whose product is MSGPSGFRDALSRLAMAQKTAKGAPAYSRFVNRKLGRLLAAASYVLGLTPNMVTGISAAFTFTGIALIALVDPAPWLGVAVCLALMVGYAFDAADGQLARLRGGGSMSGEYLDHMVDSAKISALHLAVLISWYRFGDLDEAAYLLIPVGFTVVAAVMFFGMILKDLLARAHRARTGAQVPPAAAPSLVRSLLVVPTDYGLLCVAFLLLGAPSVFRPLYGLIFLGNLLFLLAAAVKWFREVGALDAPAREREAALR
- a CDS encoding adenylyltransferase/cytidyltransferase family protein; this translates as MSAGVSGVVGYVPGAYDMFHIGHLNILRRARGECDRLIAGVVTDEVLERVKGRPPIVPLAERLAIVGSMECVDEVVTDVSSDKVVMWRELGFDVLFKGDDWKGTEKGDRLEADLGAVGVRVVYFPYTVHTSSTALRRMIAGT
- the mfd gene encoding transcription-repair coupling factor, giving the protein MTLSGLVDLACTDSGLEQALRRARADQEVVAPGALWPVLAAALSRALRDRGGDGGNGDGGGGGTVLAVTATGREAEDLTAALSSLIDPARVAHFPAWETLPHEKLSPRSDTVGQRLAVLRRLVHPGAGGPPTEEEAQEGSAKGGALDVVVTPVRAVLQPIVAGLADLEPVRLVSGGDADMDEAVRRLVEAGYHRVDLVEKRGEIAVRGGILDVFPPTEEHPLRVEFWGDTVEEIRYFKAADQRSLEVAQGGLWAPPCRELPLTEQVRERAKLLAEEHPALEEILGRIADGDTVEGMEAFSPVLAERMELLTDLLPDGSALLVCEPERIRTRAVELVRTSQEFLEASWVNAAAGGEAPIDLGAAAFRSLEEVREHSTELGLPRWSVTALNPEGDALSLGAVPAEAYRGDTSRVVGDLKGWIDGGWRVVMVTAGHGPAERLVQLVGEEGIGARRADLAAPPEPSVVTVATGLLENGFVWESVKLAVLTETDLSGQKSSTKDARRMPSRRRGGIDPLQLKAGDYVVHEQHGVGRYVEMVSRTVQGATREYLILEYAKSDRLFVPTDQLEELTRYVGGEAPSLHRLGGADWQKAKSRARKAVKQIAGELIRLYSARMASPGHPFAPDTPWQRELEDAFPYNETPDQLAAIDEVKGDMEKPTPMDRLICGDVGYGKTEIAVRAAFKAVQDGRQVAVLVPTTLLVQQHMSTFSERFAAFPVVVKPISRFQTDKEIEETLRGLSDGTVDVVVGTHRILSSQTRFKNLGLVIIDEEQRFGVEHKEELKRLRTQVDVLAMSATPIPRTLEMGLTGIREMSTILTPPEERHPVLTFVGPYEEKQIAAAIRRELLREGQVFFVHNRVRSINKVAANLARLVPEARVAVAHGQMNENELEKVMVDFWEKNYDVLVATTIVESGLDVPNANTLIVDRADMYGLSQLHQLRGRVGRGRERAYAYFLYQPEQPLTETAHERLATLAQHTEVGAGMYVAMKDLEIRGAGNILGAEQSGHVAGVGFDLYVRMVGEAVRDLKEGGAGAAESVETKVELPVDAHLPHEYVPGERLRLDAYRRIAAITSDDEIGAVHDELKDRFGPLPVPVLNLLEVARFRAKARRAGLSDVTLQGNFVKFTPVNLPDSKQVRLQRLYPKSILKPATDTLLVPMPKTAPLGGRPLRDQELLTWATGLVEALFLEPASTAAKR
- a CDS encoding YabN family protein encodes the protein MALTLLATTHRVAPGLLTWRAWDALRSAGAVRLRDGHPLLPSLRDAGVAAETVAEPDAARLVADARAADVVWVAAPEGDEDLMREVGTLVVSDPLDVEVLHGSYDLPGARLLDLVSVMDTLRRECPWDRKQTHTTLVPYLLEEAYEVLDTIESGDYGALREELGDVLMQVAFHSVVAAERDDETAFTIDDVAAAIVEKLVRRHPHVFADVTVSGADEVNANWEQIKAAERAAKSGAEASALDGVPMGQPALSLAAQLQRRAARMEAPADLAAGLAGPGEAPGDDAAGANDLGSRLFALVREAVERGADPEAELRAVSRVFRERVQAWERRRQRA